A genomic region of Bernardetia sp. ABR2-2B contains the following coding sequences:
- a CDS encoding carboxypeptidase-like regulatory domain-containing protein, which produces MKKSILFMLFLLLICYSVFGQISVSGRVIDNYGEPVIGIIIKVKDTLQGTVTDIDGKFIIEVKDENTILIFERHNITPLELKASVILAIKGEVFLFSDMDCILTTKTIAVYEGSLDINYWSGIFYNPYGIMISKGFYSNKEQENRKYFILEAGYSTNFKSNSDFYGGFGTDAIGRYMYYIFQQTTFNKSETENRITTYFIGSSSNLKFIKTSLSYGIGHQIFSKTGIENNKTDNYGIRLGLSKYVTFAKLHISAKSFYWQDYWAWEANLNKSIYYKKLRLNTAISYRQTAQDFKEINLTLGYIF; this is translated from the coding sequence ATGAAAAAATCTATACTTTTTATGCTCTTTCTTTTATTGATTTGTTATTCTGTTTTTGGGCAGATTAGTGTGAGTGGTAGAGTAATTGATAATTATGGAGAACCTGTGATAGGAATAATAATTAAAGTAAAAGATACTCTACAAGGAACAGTAACAGATATTGATGGAAAATTTATAATTGAAGTTAAAGACGAAAATACTATTTTAATTTTTGAACGTCATAATATTACCCCATTAGAGTTGAAGGCTTCTGTAATACTTGCAATAAAGGGCGAAGTTTTTTTATTTTCTGACATGGATTGCATACTTACAACAAAAACCATTGCTGTTTATGAAGGATCTTTAGATATAAATTATTGGAGTGGGATTTTTTATAATCCTTATGGAATTATGATAAGCAAGGGTTTCTACTCAAATAAGGAACAGGAGAATAGAAAATACTTTATATTAGAAGCAGGATATAGTACCAACTTTAAAAGTAATTCCGATTTTTATGGAGGGTTTGGAACAGATGCAATAGGGCGATATATGTATTATATTTTTCAACAAACTACTTTCAATAAATCAGAAACAGAAAATAGAATAACTACTTATTTTATAGGAAGTAGTAGCAATTTGAAATTTATAAAAACTTCTCTTTCTTATGGAATAGGTCATCAAATATTTTCTAAAACAGGAATAGAAAACAATAAAACAGATAACTATGGGATTCGTTTAGGTTTATCAAAATATGTAACGTTTGCAAAACTACATATTTCAGCAAAATCCTTTTATTGGCAAGACTACTGGGCGTGGGAAGCAAATCTAAATAAATCAATTTATTACAAAAAACTAAGGCTAAATACAGCTATTTCCTATCGACAAACAGCACAAGATTTTAAAGAAATCAATCTGACTTTAGGGTATATTTTCTAA
- a CDS encoding carboxypeptidase-like regulatory domain-containing protein, which produces MKKSILFMLFFLCFSTSVFGQMTVSGRVIDKKDGGLPGTSIGIKGTETGTMTDINGNFEIMVETENKITTHLLESSTGFKYFGIMYGLGNQQFEKEGLENNTRKNWGANIGIAKRIKYIGLLYFKSFYWQDYWAWEANLNKSIYYKKLRLNTAISYRQTTQDFKEVNLTLGYIF; this is translated from the coding sequence ATGAAAAAATCTATACTTTTTATGCTCTTTTTTTTGTGTTTTTCTACTTCTGTTTTTGGGCAGATGACTGTGAGTGGGAGAGTAATTGATAAAAAAGACGGTGGTTTACCTGGTACTAGTATTGGTATAAAAGGGACAGAAACAGGAACAATGACAGATATCAATGGGAATTTTGAAATTATGGTAGAAACTGAAAATAAAATAACTACACATCTTCTAGAAAGTAGTACTGGATTCAAATATTTTGGCATTATGTACGGATTAGGAAATCAGCAGTTTGAGAAAGAAGGATTAGAAAATAACACAAGAAAAAACTGGGGTGCAAACATAGGAATTGCAAAACGAATAAAATACATAGGTCTTTTATATTTCAAATCATTCTACTGGCAAGATTACTGGGCGTGGGAAGCAAATCTAAACAAGTCAATTTACTATAAAAAACTAAGGCTAAACACAGCAATTTCCTATCGCCAAACCACACAAGACTTTAAGGAAGTCAATCTGACTTTAGGCTATATATTTTAA
- the cysS gene encoding cysteine--tRNA ligase — MNPEKDLLLYNTLTRKREKFEPIDAPFVGMYVCGPTVYNDVHLGNCRTFTFFDVVYRYLSYLGYKVRYVRNITDVGHLTGDSDEGDDKISKQARLEKIEPMEVVQRYTNGFHDVMLELGNIPPSIEPTATGHLIEQIEMVKQILKNGFAYESNGSVYFDVVKYNESHNYGKLSGRNIEEQLEGQGTRKLDGQDEKKNSVDFAIWKNADPSHLMQWNTEWGKGFPGWHLECSVMSTKYLGNEFDIHGGGMDLQFPHHECEIAQAVATTGKEPVKYWLHSNMLTMNGTKMSKSLGNVIMPEELFTGNSELLTEAYSPMVFRFFMFQTHYRSTMDITDDALKAAKKGYFKLMNGIKNAKSLEYPETVELNVNEKHESDIQKSVTSVFRGINDDFNTAKSIAALFNLVKKINMLHTGQLEFSQISKESFDKLKSTLIDFTEQVLGIKEELPQGEKMLKEMIVTLVEMYKEAKEARNYEKVDYLRSKAKEIGIVFKDMKDKIDWAYDE; from the coding sequence ATGAATCCTGAAAAAGACCTTTTACTCTATAATACACTTACTCGCAAACGAGAAAAGTTTGAACCCATAGATGCGCCATTTGTCGGAATGTACGTCTGTGGTCCTACGGTTTATAATGACGTGCATTTGGGAAACTGTCGTACATTTACATTTTTCGATGTCGTTTATAGATATTTGAGTTATTTGGGATACAAAGTGAGATATGTCCGAAATATTACCGATGTAGGTCATTTGACTGGAGATAGCGATGAAGGCGATGATAAGATTTCCAAACAAGCACGATTAGAAAAAATTGAGCCGATGGAAGTTGTTCAGCGTTATACCAATGGCTTTCACGATGTGATGTTGGAGTTGGGAAATATTCCCCCAAGCATCGAACCTACTGCAACAGGACATTTGATAGAACAGATTGAGATGGTAAAACAAATTCTTAAAAACGGCTTTGCTTATGAGTCTAATGGTTCTGTTTATTTTGATGTAGTGAAGTATAACGAATCCCACAATTACGGAAAACTCTCTGGTAGAAATATCGAAGAGCAACTAGAAGGACAAGGAACACGCAAACTAGACGGACAAGACGAAAAGAAAAACAGTGTAGATTTTGCTATTTGGAAAAATGCAGACCCTTCACACCTTATGCAATGGAACACAGAGTGGGGCAAAGGTTTTCCTGGGTGGCATTTGGAGTGTTCTGTAATGAGTACAAAATATCTTGGAAATGAGTTTGATATTCACGGTGGAGGAATGGATTTGCAGTTTCCTCATCACGAATGTGAGATTGCACAAGCCGTAGCCACCACAGGAAAAGAGCCTGTAAAGTATTGGTTACATTCGAATATGCTGACCATGAACGGAACAAAGATGTCAAAGTCTTTGGGAAACGTAATTATGCCAGAGGAGCTTTTTACAGGAAATTCAGAACTTTTGACAGAAGCCTATTCACCTATGGTTTTTCGCTTTTTTATGTTCCAGACGCATTATCGCAGCACAATGGACATTACAGATGATGCGTTGAAAGCTGCCAAAAAAGGCTATTTTAAACTAATGAACGGAATCAAAAATGCTAAAAGCCTTGAATATCCTGAAACGGTAGAATTAAATGTTAATGAAAAACATGAAAGTGATATTCAAAAATCGGTAACTTCTGTTTTTAGAGGAATAAATGATGATTTTAATACAGCCAAATCTATTGCAGCTTTGTTTAATCTTGTCAAGAAAATAAATATGCTCCACACTGGACAGCTTGAGTTTTCTCAAATCTCAAAGGAATCTTTTGATAAACTGAAAAGTACATTGATTGACTTTACAGAACAGGTTTTGGGAATAAAAGAAGAGTTGCCACAAGGTGAAAAGATGCTCAAAGAAATGATAGTTACTTTAGTAGAAATGTATAAAGAAGCTAAAGAAGCTAGAAACTATGAAAAAGTAGATTATTTGAGAAGCAAAGCAAAAGAAATCGGTATTGTTTTCAAAGATATGAAAGACAAGATTGATTGGGCTTATGATGAGTAG
- a CDS encoding carboxypeptidase-like regulatory domain-containing protein has product MKKSILFMLLLLLISYSVFGQITVSGIVTSEDGALPGATVQIKGTNRGTQTDIEGNFEITVENKNDILTFRFVGYVTKEVKVSEITKEVTLQPSELVEYYIGNHNYTPLIISYWSGFFYNPYGVSVSKSWHYVPAINYLHINTGYSTNFKDNSDFYGVIGTEILKRTIYYKFQQTTFNKSEIGNRITTHLVESDSYFKFIKTRLLYGIGHQTFSKKGIENNQTKNFGINAGLSKYINFARANLSVKSFYWQDYWAWEANLNKEFYYRKLRLNTAISYRQTTQDFKEVNLALGYIF; this is encoded by the coding sequence ATGAAAAAATCTATACTTTTTATGCTCTTACTTTTATTGATTTCTTATTCTGTTTTTGGGCAGATTACTGTGAGTGGGATTGTTACAAGTGAAGATGGTGCTTTACCTGGAGCAACCGTTCAAATCAAGGGAACAAACAGAGGTACACAAACTGATATTGAAGGAAACTTTGAAATTACTGTAGAAAATAAAAATGATATTCTAACCTTTCGTTTTGTAGGTTATGTTACAAAAGAAGTGAAGGTTTCAGAGATAACAAAAGAAGTTACTTTACAGCCAAGTGAGCTAGTAGAATATTATATTGGGAATCATAATTACACACCTTTAATAATTAGTTACTGGAGTGGTTTTTTTTATAATCCTTATGGCGTTTCTGTTAGTAAATCTTGGCATTATGTTCCTGCAATAAATTATTTACACATTAATACAGGATACAGCACAAATTTCAAAGATAATTCAGATTTCTACGGTGTAATAGGAACAGAAATACTCAAAAGAACTATTTACTATAAATTCCAACAAACCACATTCAACAAATCAGAAATAGGAAACAGAATTACTACACATCTAGTAGAAAGTGATAGCTATTTTAAGTTCATTAAAACTAGACTTCTCTACGGAATAGGTCATCAAACATTCTCTAAAAAAGGAATAGAAAATAATCAAACTAAAAATTTTGGAATAAATGCAGGTTTATCAAAATACATAAATTTTGCAAGAGCAAATCTTTCAGTAAAATCATTCTACTGGCAAGACTACTGGGCGTGGGAAGCGAATCTAAATAAAGAGTTTTATTACAGAAAGCTAAGACTAAATACAGCCATTTCATATCGCCAAACCACACAAGATTTTAAAGAAGTTAATCTAGCTTTAGGATATATATTTTAA